CGGCGTGCCTGGCGGCCAGGGCCACCCCCTGGGCGTGATTTCCGGCGGAAGCGGCAACGACCCCCTGCCGGCCGATGGCTTCCAGGCCGGACAAAATCATGTTGGCCGCCCCTCTGATCTTGAACGACCCGGTTTTCTGGAAATTTTCGAGTTTCAGGTGCACCTCACACCCGAATTCCCGGCTCAGGGTCGGCGAGTGCACCAGCGGTGTCTGCAAGATAATGGGGGCTATCAAGTCGGCGGCTTTACGTATATCTTTTAATGATATCATTGTGTTTAAGCCATTTTATTAATGTTTAAATGGAAGCTTTTCAACAGCAGGCTGCGGGGAATTCGCGCGCTGTTTCAGTTCATCTTCAGGCAACCTTGCATGGCGCGATGCAGCAACCGGCGGTCCGGGTTTCACACTATCACGAAAATTATAAAAATACGAGGTCGCAAAAGACCGGCTTTTCCCGCTTTCCAGGTCGCCTGCTTTCGTGATAACGGTTGCTTTGTTCCAGTATTTAGAGCAGTTACTATATTATATAGGTTCCGTTTCAACATGGGATTGGAAGGTGGAGGGCACACGGAACGTTATTCTGACAAACACGATAAAGCCTGGTCACCTGGGCCAGGATTCTTTACTTTTTCTAGGGCGGCCGATTGACAGTGGTTGACATTCTCCTCATACAGCCCCCCATAAGGGACTACTATTTAACCAAAAAGCGCACCATCCCCTATGGATTGGCCGGCATTGCCGCCTGCCTCGAGGAAAAGGGATTCTCGGTGGCGCTTTTCGATGCCCTGGCCACACCCAAATCCAAGATTATCGATCCGCCCCCTGAAATGGCCTATCTCTCGCCGCATTACGGCCGCATGGACCGGTCGCCTTTTTCCCTTTTTCACGCGTACAGGCATTACGGTTACAGCTTCGAGCACATCGGCGCCGTCGCCCGGGCGTCCAACGCCTTCCTGGTAGGCATCGCCTCGCTGTTCACGCCCTACGCCGACATGGCCATCCAAACCGCGCTGCGGGTGAAGGAATATCTTCCCGGGTGCAAGGTCGTGCTGGGCGGCCA
This sequence is a window from Deltaproteobacteria bacterium. Protein-coding genes within it:
- a CDS encoding cobalamin-dependent protein (Presence of a B(12) (cobalamin)-binding domain implies dependence on cobalamin itself, in one of its several forms, or in some unusual lineages, dependence on a cobalamin-like analog.), encoding MVDILLIQPPIRDYYLTKKRTIPYGLAGIAACLEEKGFSVALFDALATPKSKIIDPPPEMAYLSPHYGRMDRSPFSLFHAYRHYGYSFEHIGAVARASNAFLVGIASLFTPYADMAIQTALRVKEYLPGCKVVLGGHHPTALPEEVLASPAVDYLVRGEGETVLPMLAQALHKGSDPAGIPGVCYRNTDGTCHIAEPVFPADLDRHPLPALHLLNWKYYRRGGKSAYTVTASRG